A genome region from Plasmodium vivax chromosome 11, whole genome shotgun sequence includes the following:
- a CDS encoding hypothetical protein, conserved (encoded by transcript PVX_113500A) — MKAQEINGHIIAQGNYTRRAFQTNNIKIKTSSIVSTIESVQPKSTNLLTLNENLISKIRSDGLEIIKKEGEILDVNSKNVCYALKNGKFRLINQNGINTTRIKLPYDNEVVYVTFNKENGNCLLLLDVKGHLYVYRINEYKVELILCLNFPPYQKKSSSWTSLSSSNNVGVANTLKSGFPLKASWLPKSENFFLTGHNNCLYIWNISLLTNVMAANKWKDEVDVTDQLVAGCAVTLPFEPIMRRYSYVAAKGDGSQSGGEAGNPSHAADEKTRLNTYCMSLNGKYLLALLNNRYAVIWELQRSGPGISFTLVGFSSLQRELQRVKATLQGGDGAAEERSADHSVDHPTDHSADHLADHSVTLPPSGANTQSCADVEISSVHILNSFFQANEGGEGANQSTYYLLVFHSACCISVFPFNNKSGPSGGDTTERIDILRECSVQNIFVERNHVNIENIELFVDPSEFFVFFNISYRTGASNSADNSRSLIFIFEIFNKKRLDFKIHPKYLHLPNDTILPLCSIRLIKTNDCLKFSKVLNVSVSSSSLNIINLFMFSIIINSSKKSVSVQSFSAPIPLLMGDVCGGGGGEGSPEGEKREGEADNEEAKREEEPNSEEAKREEEPNSEEAKREEEPNNGAAPSASPPSAHPGGKTQPDGIQTEKEQTVNIQNNIAHYEEFLNAIMTTGVGSQQTPGAGTGRGAITGLLENANGGHQSQREVTTLPGGSSGDALQPMSKSEMAFLASIKRRGVDAGVTEEGGVTVGASTAIYNATAEEANLRSDEGRVSVRERLGDLLGRGSSDGEEAAQGTQAPHTPHAAHLAEEGADAAKNQLAGHPEMEQVNVPTGEGHTGEPLEMARKVLEGGRDASIVRGTIVRGTIVRGANLHVEETPPQSANRVIEMPTKEVVEKLEEVASTKRPAPTTSHRSSRNEEHTNSLFFSPVEGGSSAAPQGEANQIAADIPLFPHAEAKAEVNEQEEKKTVEHNSNIDIIMSTHEDALRRFMECEDGGEPSEVDHQEKSDEENIPKVDTQHSVTDGEVAAEKVPLEEDTQQNEVGLKKEKNLNSFLHKLGFFKSSPSTVSNANQGDPLNEGKDETEKEKQLEVSPPKGKKKSDECSEVCEIGGRQHLTSDPTEGGTTMMGKETKRMAKKEGSEMTGLNKCPNKEREAVSVKEALSSSSPVNTTVEERTGKIPDDVLKQMCREICRKVSDKMADIVYEEIRSSGLAPPTKEQHHLEGSTHRGGVKSFDEMAASVSNCNRRMNELVEEMAMLRNGSKSMSGKILPIGTTVGKIYDALKGGGSHIGGVGCASCGGGQGGLPRGQKASGYEAKVEKLISEMSAFKKNMNSVTSKLSETLSCMSEDLKSAFAKSLKGNNEQLKRWALHDVRHGRKEEEGEAHQMGVLTENGVDHHVDHDRATIQTGKKNTPPLNKDMADFFNSAHQNAVKKVMPAVISSEIQIQFAKSVIPGMKEAYNTGFQSMKESLNSLLVENREWLSKELYAIEKAVLCEKGGGAKRDDALISISNKLEELQSEMKLFTFNMHKQISYLREDINGIGKARMEELPDGGELDRAMLREGGEEAEEEEEEEEEEEAEEGGEEEEDEASSAPEEELGPLNEQHGDHRRDHRRTPSGARQHALPNQSSVDDTQNRSSSSIAELKQEEDYPPKPRNDTSDILIKGRINHLLSEREVNQAFTLALSIDIERNTNAYWLLQLCHRFNVKHLLSERMSLTQPVLLGIGKILCESFIKTPNLTMEEADFRMKWVQECLQELDVNHSDLVKTNSYIFVKNMVNNISAFSYLVGKEIGKLNDSVVNLANLDLNKRILLNEDPQLREKKMAGRSAVEETEALASRNLYMGSPQKYYLYNKNMLVALQERLMLIRKLLKRYCGVGKW, encoded by the coding sequence atgaaagcgCAGGAGATAAACGGGCACATAATCGCCCAGGGAAACTACACCCGAAGAGCCTTCCAAACGaacaacataaaaataaaaacgagcAGCATAGTAAGCACCATCGAGAGCGTCCAACCGAAAAGCACCAACCTGCTAACCCTCaatgaaaatttaatatcCAAAATAAGGAGCGATGGGttagaaattataaaaaaggaaggagaaaTTTTAGATGTCAATTCGAAGAACGTTTGTTACGCATTGAAAAACGGAAAGTTCCGTTTGATCAATCAAAATGGGATCAACACGACGAGGATAAAGCTCCCCTACGACAATGAGGTGGTTTATGTGACGTTTAATAAGGAGAATGGGAACTGTTTGCTTCTCCTAGACGTTAAGGggcatttatatgtatacagGATTAATGAATACAAAGTGGAGTTGATCCTCTGtttgaatttccccccctaccAGAAGAAATCGTCGTCGTGGACCTCTTTGTCCTCTTCCAACAATGTGGGGGTTGCAAATACGTTGAAGAGTGGCTTCCCTCTGAAGGCCAGTTGGCTACCCAAAAGTGAAAACTTCTTTCTAACGGGGCACAACAACTGTTTATACATTTGGAACATTTCTTTGCTGACTAACGTGATGGCTGCGAACAAGTGGAAGGACGAGGTGGATGTGACCGACCAGTTGGTGGCCGGGTGCGCCGTCACGCTGCCCTTCGAACCGATCATGCGCAGGTACAGTTACGTAGCCGCTAAGGGGGATGGAAGTCAATCGGGTGGTGAAGCTGGCAACCCGTCGCACGCCGCTGATGAGAAGACGCGGCTGAACACCTACTGCATGAGCCTCAATGGGAAGTACCTCCTCGCGCTGTTGAACAATCGGTACGCCGTCATCTGGGAGCTGCAGCGCAGCGGCCCGGGAATCAGTTTCACCCTCGTGGGTTTCAGCTCCCTCCAGAGGGAGTTGCAGAGGGTTAAGGCGACGCTGCAGGGTGGGGACGGCGCAGCGGAGGAGCGTTCAGCAGACCATTCGGTGGACCACCCAACAGACCACTCAGCAGACCATTTAGCAGACCACTCGGTGACGCTCCCACCCAGTGGGGCGAACACCCAAAGCTGCGCCGACGTGGAGATATCCTCCGTGCACATACTGAATAGCTTCTTCCAAGCCAACGAGGGTGGTGAAGGAGCAAACCAGAGCACCTACTACTTGCTCGTTTTCCACAGCGCGTGCTGCATAtctgtttttccctttaataataaaagcgGCCCCAGCGGAGGAGACACAACGGAACGTATTGACATCCTGAGGGAGTGCAGcgtacaaaatatttttgtggAGAGAAACCACGtgaatatagaaaatatagaaCTGTTTGTGGACCCTTCGGAGTTCTTTGTCTTTTTTAACATCTCCTACCGTACAGGTGCCTCCAACTCAGCGGACAACAGTAGGAGCCTCATCTTCATTTTCGagatttttaataaaaagagaCTGGACTTTAAAATACACCCCAAATATTTGCACCTCCCTAATGATACCATCTTGCCCCTCTGCTCCATCAGACTCATCAAAACGAACGACTGCCTTAAATTTTCCAAAGTTCTAAACGTTTCTGTGTCTTCGtcttcattaaatataattaacctttttatgttttccattattattaattcttCGAAGAAGAGCGTGAGCGTGCAGTCGTTTTCAGCGCCCATTCCGCTCCTCATGGGGGACGTTTGCGGCGGCGGCGGTGGGGAGGGCTCTcccgagggggagaagcgggagggagaagcagacaATGAAGAAGCGAAACGGGAAGAGGAGCCAAAcagtgaagaagcgaagcgggAAGAGGAACCAAAcagtgaagaagcgaagcgggAAGAGGAACCAAACAATGGAGCTGCcccttccgcttcccccccctcggcgCACCCTGGCGGGAAGACCCAACCGGATGGCATCCAAacggaaaaggaacaaactgTCAACATACAGAACAACATAGCTCACTATGAGGAGTTCCTAAACGCGATAATGACCACGGGGGTGGGAAGTCAGCAGACACCCGGTGCAGGGACAGGCAGGGGGGCCATAACGGGTCTACTAGAAAACGCCAACGGTGGGCACCAAAGTCAAAGGGAGGTTACTACTCTACCGGGTGGCAGTAGTGGAGACGCCCTCCAGCCGATGAGTAAAAGCGAAATGGCATTTCTCGCTTCGATCAAAAGGAGAGGGGTCGACGCGGGGGTAACAGAAGAGGGGGGAGTAACCGTAGGAGCATCTACTGCTATATATAATGCCACTGCGGAAGAGGCGAACCTGCGAAGTGACGAAGGGCGTGTGAGCGTAAGAGAGAGGCTAGGGGATCTCCTGGGCAGGGGCAGCAGTGACGGTGAAGAGGCGGCCCAGGGAACTCAGGCACCCCACACACCCCACGCAGCCCACTTAGCGGAAGAAGGAGCCGATGCAGCAAAGAACCAGCTCGCGGGTCACCCCGAAATGGAGCAAGTGAATGTTCCGACAGGCGAAGGGCACACGGGGGAGCCACTGGAGATGGCGCGGAAGGTGCTTGAGGGTGGAAGGGATGCCTCCATTGTTAGGGGCACCATTGTTAGGGGCACCATTGTTAGGGGCGCCAATTTGCACGTGGAGGAgacccccccgcagagcgCAAACCGCGTTATAGAAATGCCAACCAAAGAAGTGGTcgaaaaattggaagaagTGGCAAGCACGAAAAGACCAGCGCCAACGACGTCGCATAGGAGCAGCAGAAATGAGGAGCACACaaattcccttttcttttcccctgtGGAGGGAGGGAGCAGCGCTGCCCCCCAAGGGGAAGCCAACCAGATAGCTGCCGACATaccccttttcccccacgCTGAGGCGAAGGCGGAAGTTAACGaacaggaggaaaaaaaaaccgtcGAACATAACAGCAACATTGACATTATTATGTCTACACACGAGGATGCGCTGAGGCGGTTCATGGAGTGTGAGGATGGGGGTGAGCCCAGCGAGGTGGACCACCAGGAGAAGTCAGACGAGGAGAACATACCCAAAGTGGACACCCAACATAGCGTTACCGATGGGGAGGTGGCAGCAGAGAAGGTCCCCCTCGAGGAAGACACACAGCAAAACGAGGTTGGcctgaagaaggagaaaaatttgaactcctttttgcacaaattAGGGTTTTTCAAGAGCAGCCCCTCCACAGTGAGCAACGCCAACCAGGGGGACCCCCTAAACGAGGGCAAAGACGAAAcggagaaggaaaagcaacTGGAGGTATCACCACCCAAAGGTAAAAAGAAGTCAGATGAGTGTAGTGAGGTGTGCGAGATTGGTGGAAGACAGCACTTAACTTCGGATCCCACAGAAGGAGGAACTACCATGATGGGTAAGGAGACCAAACGGATGgcgaaaaaagagggaagtgAAATGACCGGACTGAACAAATGCCCTAATAAAGagagagaagcggtgagcgTTAAGGAAGCGTTAAGCAGTAGCTCTCCTGTGAACACTACTGTGGAAGAGCGAACGGGGAAGATCCCAGACGACGTGCTCAAACAGATGTGCAGAGAGATATGCAGAAAGGTCAGCGACAAGATGGCAGACATCGTGTACGAGGAAATTAGAAGCTCCGGATTGGCACCCCCGACGAAGGAGCAGCACCACTTGGAAGGAAGCACTCACCGGGGAGGAGTCAAATCATTCGACGAAATGGCAGCCTCGGTTAGCAATTGCAACAGGAGGATGAATGAACTGGTGGAGGAGATGGCCATGCTGAGGAACGGGAGCAAAAGTATGAGCGGCAAGATACTGCCCATCGGCACCACGGTGGGGAAGATCTACGACGCGCTCAAAGGGGGTGGTTCACACATTGGCGGCGTGGGCTGCGCGAGCTGCGGGGGCGGCCAGGGGGGCCTCCCGCGCGGACAGAAGGCCAGCGGGTATGAAGCCAAGGTGGAGAAGCTCATCAGCGAAATGAGCGCTttcaagaaaaatatgaatagcGTAACGAGCAAACTGTCCGAGACGCTATCCTGTATGTCCGAGGATTTGAAGAGCGCCTTCGCCAAGTCCCTAAAGGGGAACAACGAGCAGTTGAAGCGGTGGGCCTTGCACGATGTGCGGCATGGACgtaaggaagaagagggggaggcTCATCAAATGGGTGTCCTCACGGAAAACGGCGTAGACCACCACGTGGACCACGATAGGGCCACCATCCAGAcgggaaagaaaaacaccCCCCCTTTGAACAAAGATATGGCCGACTTCTTTAACAGCGCGCATCAAAACGCAGTAAAGAAAGTCATGCCCGCTGTCATCTCTTCGGAAATTCAAATTCAGTTTGCCAAAAGTGTTATCCCCGGGATGAAGGAGGCCTATAACACGGGCTTCCAGTCGATGAAGGAGTCTCTAAATTCCTTGTTGGTAGAAAATAGGGAGTGGCTGAGCAAAGAGCTGTATGCCATAGAAAAGGCGGTGCTGTGCGAGAAGGGcgggggagcaaaaagggaCGACGCGCTAATCTCGATTAGCAACAAGCTGGAGGAACTGCAAAGCGAAATGAAGCTTTTCACCTTCAACATGCACAAGCAGATTTCGTACCTGCGGGAGGACATCAACGGGATTGGGAAGGCCCGCATGGAGGAGCTGCCCGACGGGGGGGAACTCGACCGCGCGATGTTgcgcgaggggggagaagaagcggaggaggaggaggaggaggaggaggaggaagaagcggaggaaggaggagaagaagaggaggatgaggCCAGCTCCGCGCCGGAGGAAGAACTGGGCCCGCTCAATGAGCAGCACGGTGACCACCGCAGAGATCACCGAAGAACCCCCAGCGGGGCGAGGCAGCACGCTCTGCCAAACCAAAGCAGCGTCGATGATACCCAAAATAGAAGCAGCAGCTCCATCGCGGAGCTAAAGCAAGAGGAGGATTACCCCCCCAAGCCGCGTAACGACACCTCGGACATCCTCATCAAAGGCAGAATAAACCACCTGCTGAGCGAGCGAGAAGTGAACCAAGCATTCACGTTAGCCCTCTCCATAGACATCGAAAGGAATACAAATGCTTATTGGCTGCTCCAGCTGTGCCATCGATTCAATGTGAAGCACCTCCTCAGTGAGAGGATGTCTCTAACCCAACCAGTGCTACTAGGAATAGGCAAAATATTATGTGAgtcttttataaaaacaccCAACCTAACAATGGAAGAGGCGGACTTCAGGATGAAGTGGGTTCAGGAGTGCCTCCAAGAGTTGGACGTAAATCACTCAGATTTGGTGAAAACAAATTcctacatttttgtgaaaaatatgGTAAATAACATTTCTGCGTTTAGCTACCTCGTGGGGAAAGAAATTGGGAAGCTGAACGATAGCGTTGTGAATTTGGCCAATCTGGACCTTAACAAGAGGATTCTTTTAAATGAAGATCCGCAGCTcagggagaagaagatggCTGGCAGGTCGGCCGTGGAGGAGACGGAGGCCCTCGCCAGCAGAAATTTGTATATGGGCTCCCCGCAGAAGTATTATCTGTACAACAAGAATATGCTCGTCGCGCTGCAGGAGAGGCTCATGCTGATTAGGAAGCTCCTCAAGAGGTACTGCGGGGTGGggaagtggtga